A window of Clostridium botulinum BKT015925 contains these coding sequences:
- a CDS encoding phosphate ABC transporter substrate-binding protein, which yields MKKKSLKHIMIFSVISAIAVIATSCSKGNHKFITISGSSVLQPIVKSAADIFMEKNPESQINVQGGGSGTGLSQVVSGAVEIGNSDLSAVDKINDKNILNELVDHKIAVSGFVMVVNDEVKIKSLTKKQIQDIFTGKIINWKEVGGEDVNIEVINRGKSSGSRATFIKTIMDGKLENLQIGTIQDSSGAVQKSIKETKGAISYLATSYFKSEEAKKGLNILKINNIDGNTKNIIERKYPFWSYEHMYTKGNPSGTIKKFIDYMYSPEVKKIIEDNGYIPIDKMK from the coding sequence ATGAAAAAGAAATCATTAAAGCATATAATGATTTTTTCAGTAATTTCTGCAATAGCAGTAATAGCTACTAGTTGTAGTAAAGGTAATCATAAGTTTATTACAATATCTGGTTCATCTGTTCTTCAACCAATTGTAAAATCTGCTGCAGATATATTTATGGAGAAAAATCCTGAATCGCAAATAAATGTTCAAGGAGGAGGAAGTGGTACAGGTCTTTCGCAAGTAGTATCAGGAGCTGTAGAAATAGGAAATTCAGATTTATCTGCAGTGGATAAAATAAATGATAAAAATATATTAAATGAATTGGTAGATCATAAGATAGCTGTTAGTGGATTTGTTATGGTAGTCAATGATGAAGTAAAGATAAAATCTTTAACAAAAAAACAGATTCAAGATATATTTACTGGAAAAATAATTAATTGGAAAGAAGTTGGCGGAGAAGATGTAAATATAGAAGTTATAAATAGAGGAAAATCATCGGGAAGTAGAGCTACCTTTATAAAAACTATAATGGATGGAAAATTGGAAAATTTACAAATAGGAACTATTCAAGATTCTAGTGGAGCAGTACAAAAATCAATTAAGGAAACTAAAGGAGCAATATCATATTTGGCAACATCTTATTTTAAGAGTGAAGAGGCTAAGAAAGGCCTAAATATATTAAAAATAAATAATATAGATGGAAATACAAAAAATATAATTGAAAGAAAATATCCATTTTGGTCTTATGAACACATGTATACAAAAGGAAATCCTAGTGGTACAATTAAAAAATTTATTGATTATATGTATTCTCCCGAAGTGAAAAAAATAATAGAAGATAATGGGTATATTCCCATAGATAAAATGAAATAA
- a CDS encoding YlmC/YmxH family sporulation protein: MPLCSINNLRMMEVIDVSTGSKLGYIKDFLIDCIEYKILSLIIPREKSSIFSKDENIEISWSKIIKIGVDVILVDIGEEILQEE, from the coding sequence ATGCCATTATGTTCTATAAATAATTTAAGAATGATGGAGGTTATAGATGTTAGTACAGGATCTAAATTAGGATACATAAAAGATTTTTTGATTGATTGTATAGAGTATAAGATACTTTCATTAATAATACCGCGAGAAAAAAGTTCTATTTTTTCAAAGGATGAGAATATTGAAATTAGTTGGAGTAAAATAATAAAAATAGGTGTAGATGTTATATTAGTAGATATAGGAGAGGAAATTTTACAAGAGGAATAG
- the pgeF gene encoding peptidoglycan editing factor PgeF, with amino-acid sequence MKNFNILNVKDYQFLEYKSDSVGIYFSTSKGNLDFNKSNILGLQNLRRLKEWFNIKNVGYLNQVHSDTIYVYNGLKYDGDAIITNEKEIAIGVFTADCVPVLIYDKKNMVVAAIHSGWKGTLNCIVSKTIDKMVSKYNSDIKDLEVYIGPHNMMCCYEVSEELIDTFKSSDIYKEAKINNGRNLSLQSCIEKQLNDKNITRNQIYSLDMCTYCSREYKFHSYRRDKEQSGRMFSFIFIK; translated from the coding sequence ATGAAAAACTTTAATATATTAAATGTAAAGGACTATCAGTTTTTAGAATATAAATCTGATAGTGTAGGAATATATTTCTCAACATCCAAAGGAAATTTAGATTTTAATAAAAGTAATATACTTGGTTTGCAAAATTTAAGAAGATTAAAAGAGTGGTTTAATATAAAGAATGTAGGATATTTAAATCAAGTACATAGTGATACTATATATGTATATAATGGCTTAAAATATGATGGGGATGCTATTATTACTAATGAGAAAGAAATTGCCATAGGAGTTTTCACAGCTGACTGTGTTCCAGTATTAATTTATGATAAGAAAAACATGGTGGTTGCAGCTATTCATAGTGGATGGAAAGGTACATTAAATTGTATAGTATCTAAAACCATAGATAAAATGGTTAGCAAATATAATAGTGATATTAAAGATTTAGAGGTTTATATAGGACCACATAATATGATGTGTTGTTATGAAGTTAGTGAAGAACTTATAGATACTTTTAAGAGTAGCGATATTTATAAAGAAGCAAAAATAAATAATGGCAGAAATTTAAGTCTTCAAAGTTGCATAGAGAAACAATTAAATGATAAGAACATTACTAGAAATCAGATTTATTCATTAGATATGTGTACATATTGTTCAAGAGAATATAAATTTCATTCTTATAGAAGAGATAAAGAACAAAGCGGAAGAATGTTTTCTTTTATATTTATTAAGTAA
- the nrdR gene encoding transcriptional regulator NrdR, protein MKCPYCGFEESKVVDSRSTEDHKAIRRRRECLKCTKRYTTYEKVEDIPVLVIKRDSNREYFDKSKIINGLVKACQKRPVSRVQIDSIADEIEKKMSNDMLTEVKSEYIGELIMDKLKEIDEVAYVRFASVYRQFKDINTFIEEITNLMSHKKMGVSKN, encoded by the coding sequence TTGAAATGTCCATATTGTGGTTTTGAGGAAAGTAAGGTTGTAGATTCTAGATCAACAGAGGACCATAAGGCTATTAGGAGGAGAAGAGAATGCTTAAAATGCACCAAGAGATATACTACTTATGAAAAAGTTGAAGATATACCAGTCTTAGTTATTAAGCGAGATTCCAATAGAGAATATTTCGATAAATCCAAAATAATAAATGGCTTAGTAAAAGCGTGTCAAAAAAGACCGGTTTCAAGAGTACAGATAGATTCTATAGCAGATGAAATAGAAAAAAAGATGAGTAATGATATGCTAACTGAGGTTAAGTCAGAGTACATAGGCGAGCTTATAATGGACAAATTAAAAGAAATTGATGAAGTAGCTTACGTTAGATTTGCGTCTGTTTATAGACAATTTAAAGATATTAATACTTTTATAGAAGAGATTACAAACTTAATGTCACATAAAAAGATGGGGGTATCTAAAAATTAA
- a CDS encoding sensor histidine kinase, which produces MSDIKMKTKIMIAIVSTLILSIILIIPVHILIVNYQHEDNIKKNLNFNNNLTQKLIEDNAIKNLDEYFKAFTKSDIRITLLDNNYKLVKDSNANLEEKDECNFRKDIVDSYTRETLYSIRYSDLLKDSIIYCATKCNAGYIISSMPIGKVVGFGIGCLKYYLIVLMLAFVVALIFSSKLANIIVKPIKDLKFITSRIARGDLDRRVDIKSNDELGELSKTFNDMADKLQNTLNIKSQFVANVSHELKTPLTSIKGFAETLRYVENNSTRDRFLGIIDDEVERLTRLINDILILSDIECNKYLKKSEDIDVVACIKDIYNLMKNYSEKKNIHVNMVVYESPIICGDKDKFKEMIINIVDNAIKYSENGDQVFIGVKTEENQCVIWVEDTGVGIEKEHIPRLFERFYRVDKARSRNNGGTGLGLAIVKHIVLNFNGKIYVRSKFNQGTKFTIKIPLK; this is translated from the coding sequence ATGAGTGATATAAAAATGAAAACAAAGATAATGATAGCAATAGTAAGTACATTAATATTGAGTATTATATTAATAATTCCAGTACATATACTTATAGTAAATTATCAGCATGAAGATAATATTAAGAAAAATCTTAATTTTAATAACAATTTAACACAGAAACTTATTGAAGATAATGCAATAAAAAATTTAGATGAGTATTTTAAAGCATTTACAAAATCGGATATTAGAATAACTTTGTTAGATAATAACTATAAATTAGTTAAGGATTCTAATGCTAATTTAGAAGAAAAAGATGAGTGCAATTTTAGAAAAGATATAGTTGATTCATATACTAGAGAAACTTTATATAGTATAAGATATAGTGATTTACTTAAAGATTCAATTATATACTGTGCAACAAAATGTAATGCTGGATATATAATAAGTTCTATGCCCATTGGCAAAGTGGTGGGATTTGGAATTGGATGTTTGAAATATTATCTGATAGTTTTAATGTTAGCGTTTGTTGTAGCACTTATATTTTCATCCAAATTAGCTAATATAATAGTTAAACCCATAAAAGATTTAAAATTTATAACATCAAGAATAGCAAGAGGAGATCTTGATAGAAGAGTGGATATAAAATCTAATGATGAATTAGGTGAATTATCAAAAACATTTAATGATATGGCGGATAAATTACAAAATACACTTAATATAAAAAGTCAATTTGTAGCTAATGTATCACATGAATTAAAAACTCCTTTAACATCTATAAAAGGATTTGCAGAAACTTTAAGATATGTTGAGAATAACTCCACTAGAGATAGATTTTTAGGAATAATAGATGATGAAGTAGAAAGACTTACAAGATTAATTAATGATATTTTAATTTTGTCAGATATTGAATGCAATAAATATTTAAAAAAAAGTGAAGATATAGATGTTGTAGCGTGTATAAAGGATATATATAATCTTATGAAGAATTATTCAGAAAAGAAGAATATACATGTTAATATGGTGGTATATGAGTCTCCCATAATATGTGGGGATAAGGATAAATTTAAAGAAATGATAATTAATATTGTAGATAATGCAATAAAGTATTCTGAAAATGGAGACCAAGTATTTATTGGAGTGAAAACTGAAGAAAATCAATGTGTTATTTGGGTTGAAGATACTGGAGTAGGCATTGAAAAAGAACATATACCAAGATTATTTGAGAGGTTTTATAGAGTAGATAAAGCTCGATCAAGAAATAATGGAGGTACAGGTTTAGGGCTTGCTATAGTAAAACATATAGTATTAAATTTTAATGGCAAAATATATGTTCGGAGTAAATTTAATCAAGGTACAAAATTCACTATAAAAATACCTTTAAAATAG
- the phoU gene encoding phosphate signaling complex protein PhoU — MGPRKVFEMELDELNNDLLEMGSVVEKQIYSSVKSLMDKDLKLSEMVIKNDDLIDDSMRKIETKCIKIIAMQQPIATDLRFIFTCINIVTDLERMADHAVDIAKITKGLENEIYDPNILDISKMAELVIQMIKDVLRAYVDRDLEKAYEIAKRDDILDEIYMDVFKDTLKQMTKDNLMIQQGTRFLFAFKYLERIGDHVTNICEWIIYIITGEHIDLND, encoded by the coding sequence ATGGGACCAAGAAAAGTTTTTGAAATGGAGTTAGATGAATTAAATAATGATTTATTAGAAATGGGTAGCGTTGTTGAAAAGCAAATTTATTCGTCTGTAAAATCACTTATGGATAAGGATTTGAAATTATCAGAAATGGTAATTAAAAATGATGATTTAATAGATGACTCCATGAGAAAAATAGAAACAAAATGTATAAAGATAATAGCAATGCAACAACCAATAGCTACTGATTTGAGATTTATATTTACTTGTATTAATATAGTTACAGATTTAGAAAGAATGGCAGATCATGCTGTTGATATTGCTAAAATTACAAAAGGATTAGAAAATGAGATATATGATCCTAATATACTAGACATATCTAAGATGGCTGAATTAGTAATACAAATGATAAAAGATGTACTTAGGGCATATGTTGATAGAGATCTAGAAAAAGCATATGAAATAGCAAAACGAGATGATATTTTGGATGAAATATATATGGATGTATTTAAAGATACATTAAAACAAATGACTAAAGATAATTTAATGATACAGCAAGGAACTAGATTTTTATTTGCATTTAAGTACTTAGAAAGAATAGGAGATCATGTAACTAATATATGTGAATGGATTATTTATATAATAACTGGAGAGCATATTGATTTGAATGATTAA
- the pstC gene encoding phosphate ABC transporter permease subunit PstC: protein MSKENRLDKFKNEYLGRGLSTVCGYLIVFITMIILLFITMKGLNLFIKNKYPLSSFLLSTIWNPESKSPQFGAIIFLVGSILVVLGSIIVSTPLSIALAIFINVISPKMGEKILKPAMELFVGIPSVVYGWLGITVLIPMLKGVFGGVGFGLLASIIVLSIMILPTITSISSDAVKAIPKRYIEASYGLGATRWQTIIKVIIPSAKSGILTAIVLGMARAFGEALAVQMVIGNSIKLPKGIYDTTSTLTSIITMDMANTIFGTSWNNALWSLAFLLVIISFVFIIVLKVIARRSDVR, encoded by the coding sequence ATGAGTAAAGAAAATAGATTAGATAAATTTAAAAATGAATATTTGGGAAGAGGACTTTCTACAGTCTGTGGATATTTAATTGTATTTATAACAATGATAATTTTATTGTTTATAACAATGAAGGGACTGAATTTATTTATCAAAAATAAATATCCTCTTAGTAGTTTTTTACTAAGCACGATATGGAATCCGGAATCAAAATCTCCCCAGTTTGGAGCAATTATATTTTTAGTAGGATCTATTTTGGTAGTATTGGGTTCAATAATAGTAAGCACACCTCTTAGTATAGCCTTAGCAATTTTTATAAATGTCATATCACCTAAAATGGGTGAAAAAATATTAAAGCCAGCTATGGAATTGTTTGTAGGAATACCTTCAGTAGTATATGGATGGCTTGGCATTACTGTATTAATACCTATGTTAAAAGGTGTTTTTGGAGGTGTTGGATTTGGACTTTTAGCCAGTATAATAGTTTTAAGTATAATGATACTTCCTACAATAACGAGTATTTCTTCAGATGCAGTTAAAGCAATACCTAAGAGATATATTGAAGCATCTTATGGTCTTGGAGCTACTAGATGGCAAACTATAATCAAAGTAATAATACCTTCTGCTAAAAGCGGTATTTTAACAGCTATAGTTTTAGGAATGGCAAGAGCTTTTGGAGAAGCGTTAGCAGTTCAAATGGTAATAGGTAATTCTATAAAATTACCTAAAGGAATTTATGATACTACATCTACTCTAACTAGTATTATAACTATGGATATGGCAAATACAATATTCGGAACTTCATGGAATAATGCGTTATGGTCTTTGGCATTTTTACTTGTAATTATATCATTTGTATTTATTATTGTACTAAAAGTTATAGCTAGAAGGAGTGATGTACGATGA
- a CDS encoding response regulator transcription factor, with amino-acid sequence MSGEKVLIVEDEEHIRELIKFNLENNNYKIIFASNGIDAVEIAKKELPDLILLDIMLPGKDGYDVCKEIRNNNDTYNISIIMITAKSEEIDKILGLELGADDYITKPFSIRELIARVKAVLRRTTLLQNNSRMYKFENIMVDFDQHKLFKDNKKVDLTLKEFELIEILVKNKGKIMTREYLLDKVWGYEYVGETRTIDVHIRHLRKKIELDDKRPKFIETIRGVGYRFNCYE; translated from the coding sequence GTGTCTGGTGAAAAAGTCTTAATAGTGGAAGATGAAGAACACATAAGAGAGCTTATAAAATTCAATCTTGAAAATAATAATTACAAGATTATTTTTGCATCTAATGGTATAGATGCTGTTGAGATTGCAAAAAAAGAATTGCCGGATTTAATTTTATTAGATATTATGCTTCCCGGAAAAGATGGATATGATGTGTGTAAAGAAATAAGAAATAATAATGATACTTATAATATTTCAATAATAATGATAACTGCTAAAAGTGAAGAGATAGATAAAATATTGGGTTTGGAATTAGGTGCTGATGATTATATAACAAAACCTTTTTCAATAAGAGAATTGATTGCAAGAGTGAAAGCTGTACTTAGAAGAACTACATTGTTGCAAAATAATAGTAGAATGTATAAATTTGAAAATATAATGGTGGATTTTGACCAACATAAATTATTTAAAGATAATAAAAAAGTAGATTTAACATTAAAGGAATTTGAACTTATAGAGATTTTAGTGAAAAATAAAGGTAAGATTATGACTAGAGAATATCTTTTAGACAAAGTTTGGGGTTATGAATATGTGGGGGAAACCAGAACTATAGATGTTCATATACGTCATCTTAGAAAAAAGATAGAGCTTGATGACAAAAGGCCTAAGTTTATTGAAACTATAAGAGGTGTAGGATATAGGTTTAACTGTTATGAGTGA
- the pstA gene encoding phosphate ABC transporter permease PstA, with product MNAKKNDKIATIILYIIAGLVILLLISIIGYILYKGVPYLSLKFLFGKPSLNAGGGIGLQLFNSFYMLIISLVITVPVGIGAGIYLAEYAKEGKVLNSIRLCIETMASLPSIVVGLFGLLFFVGTLGWGYSIIAGALSIAIINLPSMTTVTENALRSIPKKIKEASLGLGATKWQTIKKVILPSAIPQILTGIILASGRIFGEAAALLYTAGMSAPSVKISDGSAFDLFRPAETLAVYIWKLNSEAIVPDSTKIANASAAVLIIMVILFNTLARIIGKKIHERYTGSR from the coding sequence ATGAATGCAAAAAAAAATGATAAAATAGCAACTATAATTTTATATATAATAGCAGGTTTAGTAATACTTCTTCTTATAAGCATTATTGGATATATATTATACAAAGGAGTACCTTATTTGAGTTTAAAATTTTTATTTGGGAAACCATCATTAAACGCTGGAGGAGGAATTGGATTACAATTATTTAATTCATTTTATATGCTTATAATATCTCTTGTAATAACAGTTCCTGTTGGTATTGGAGCGGGAATATATTTAGCGGAGTATGCAAAAGAAGGCAAAGTTTTAAATTCTATAAGATTATGTATAGAAACCATGGCATCATTGCCTTCGATAGTTGTAGGATTATTTGGACTTTTGTTTTTCGTAGGAACTTTAGGTTGGGGATATTCTATAATTGCAGGAGCATTATCTATAGCCATAATCAATTTGCCTTCAATGACAACCGTTACTGAAAATGCATTAAGGTCAATACCTAAAAAAATTAAAGAAGCAAGTTTAGGATTAGGCGCTACTAAGTGGCAGACCATAAAAAAAGTTATTTTACCATCAGCTATTCCTCAAATATTAACAGGAATAATATTAGCATCTGGAAGGATATTTGGTGAGGCGGCAGCTCTACTTTATACAGCTGGTATGAGTGCTCCCAGTGTGAAAATTAGTGATGGTTCAGCTTTTGATTTGTTTAGACCAGCGGAAACATTAGCAGTATATATATGGAAACTAAATTCTGAAGCTATAGTTCCAGATTCAACTAAGATAGCAAATGCTTCAGCTGCTGTATTGATTATAATGGTGATTTTATTTAATACATTGGCTAGAATAATTGGCAAAAAGATACATGAGAGATACACAGGAAGTAGATAG
- the pstB gene encoding phosphate ABC transporter ATP-binding protein PstB, translated as MNKIIKVNDLNLFYGEKQALKNININISKNAVTALIGPSGCGKSTFLRTLNRMNDIIDNVKIEGKIIYEKNNILDSECDVIELRKKIGMVFQNPNPFPMNIYDNICYGPRIHNIKNKSKLDEIVERSLKGAALWDEVKDRLKKSALGLSGGQQQRLCIARTLAVEPEIILMDEPTSALDPISTLKIEELMDEIKNKYTIVIVTHNMQQAARISDHTAFFYNGVIIEEGRTEDIFYKPIDKRTEDYITGRFG; from the coding sequence ATGAATAAAATAATTAAGGTAAATGATTTGAATCTATTTTATGGAGAAAAGCAAGCGCTAAAAAATATAAATATAAATATTTCAAAAAATGCTGTAACAGCACTTATTGGACCATCTGGCTGTGGAAAATCCACTTTTTTAAGAACTTTAAATAGAATGAATGATATAATAGATAATGTTAAAATTGAAGGGAAAATAATATATGAAAAAAATAATATATTGGATTCAGAATGCGATGTAATAGAACTTAGAAAAAAAATAGGCATGGTATTTCAAAATCCCAACCCTTTTCCAATGAATATATATGACAATATATGTTATGGTCCAAGAATCCACAACATAAAAAATAAAAGTAAGCTGGATGAAATTGTAGAAAGAAGTTTAAAAGGGGCAGCATTATGGGATGAAGTAAAAGATAGATTAAAAAAAAGTGCACTTGGTCTTTCAGGAGGACAACAACAAAGATTGTGCATTGCAAGAACACTTGCTGTAGAACCAGAAATTATATTGATGGATGAACCTACATCTGCTTTAGATCCTATATCAACCTTAAAAATAGAAGAACTTATGGATGAAATAAAAAATAAATATACAATAGTAATTGTGACTCATAATATGCAACAAGCAGCTAGAATTTCAGATCATACTGCTTTTTTTTATAATGGAGTTATCATAGAAGAAGGTAGAACTGAGGATATATTTTATAAACCTATTGATAAACGAACCGAAGATTATATAACTGGTAGATTTGGGTAA
- a CDS encoding radical SAM protein codes for MQNEISKVLIDSIAEEVEIEVGDRLVSINGTEVKDIIDYKYLIVDDYVVIEVEKQCGEIWEIEIEKEFGEDIGIEFKDPMLDRPKNCHNKCIFCFIDQLPKGMRDTLYFKDDDSRLSFLQGNFITMTNMSEDDIDRIIKYRISPINISVHTTNPDLRCKMMNNRFAGTIYDRLKRITDAKIDVNCQIVLCPGYNDKEELDRTILDLYKLYPYINNLAVVPIGVTKFRKQNGLVELELFNEKTASEEIDRVAELQKRFMKEVGEPFVRLSDEFYVIAGRDVPDDKFYNGFQQLEDGVGMIRNFRENIQNNLHKVRKDVNGKFTMVTGASAYEEIKNAADKIMSKNPNIKIDVRKIINNFFGETITVAGLLTGQDIIKQLSKVEIGNYIIMSDNMFKKGYELGNYEELIMLDDVKIYDLEKVLQRKVIVCDYTGEDLIELINTYSN; via the coding sequence ATGCAAAATGAAATTTCAAAAGTACTAATTGATAGCATTGCTGAAGAAGTAGAAATAGAAGTTGGAGATAGATTAGTAAGCATTAATGGTACTGAAGTTAAGGACATAATAGATTATAAATATTTAATAGTAGATGATTATGTTGTTATAGAAGTAGAAAAACAATGTGGAGAAATATGGGAAATAGAGATAGAAAAAGAATTTGGAGAGGACATAGGAATAGAATTTAAAGATCCTATGCTTGACAGACCTAAAAATTGTCATAATAAATGTATATTTTGTTTTATAGATCAGCTTCCAAAAGGAATGAGAGATACGCTTTATTTTAAGGATGATGATTCCAGATTGTCATTTTTACAAGGAAACTTTATTACAATGACAAACATGAGTGAAGATGATATAGATAGAATAATAAAATACAGAATTAGCCCGATAAATATTTCAGTTCATACAACAAATCCTGATCTTAGATGTAAAATGATGAATAATCGATTTGCAGGAACTATTTATGATAGATTAAAAAGGATTACCGATGCTAAAATAGATGTTAACTGTCAGATAGTTCTTTGTCCTGGATATAATGATAAAGAAGAATTAGATAGGACTATATTAGATTTGTATAAATTATATCCATATATAAATAATTTAGCTGTTGTACCTATAGGAGTAACCAAATTTAGAAAACAAAATGGTTTAGTAGAATTAGAGTTGTTTAATGAAAAAACTGCTTCAGAAGAAATAGATAGAGTAGCAGAGCTTCAAAAGAGGTTTATGAAAGAAGTAGGCGAACCTTTTGTAAGGTTATCTGACGAATTTTATGTTATAGCGGGTAGGGATGTACCTGATGATAAATTTTATAATGGTTTTCAGCAGTTGGAAGACGGAGTTGGAATGATAAGAAATTTTAGGGAGAATATACAAAATAATTTACATAAAGTAAGAAAAGATGTAAATGGAAAATTTACTATGGTAACAGGAGCTTCTGCTTATGAGGAAATAAAGAATGCCGCTGATAAAATCATGAGTAAAAATCCTAATATAAAAATAGATGTAAGAAAAATAATAAATAACTTCTTCGGAGAAACTATAACTGTAGCAGGACTTTTAACAGGTCAAGACATAATTAAACAATTATCAAAGGTGGAAATTGGAAATTATATTATTATGTCAGACAACATGTTTAAAAAAGGATATGAACTTGGAAATTATGAAGAATTAATTATGCTTGATGATGTTAAAATCTATGATTTAGAAAAAGTATTACAAAGAAAAGTTATAGTTTGTGATTACACAGGAGAGGATTTAATAGAATTAATAAATACGTATAGCAATTAA